AATAACTTGGCGCTGACGCGTCCGGCCGTGGCGCCAGCGGTCATGCTGGAACTGGGCTTCATGATTCACCCCGAGGAGTATGAGTGGATCGTGGATCCGGAGGCCCAGGAGGACCTGGCAGAGGCGATCGCCGAAGGCGTGAGCCGGTGGGTCAGCCAGAGCACCCGCCAGCCCTAGGCCAGGGTCAGCAGCACCAGCAGCAGCGCCTCGGTCCACTCCACCACCGCGCCGTAGGTGTCCCCTGTGTGGCCGCCCAGCTTGTGGTGAAACCAGGCGCCCGTGGCCAGGGCGATCGCCCCGCCGCCGCCGGTCATCAGCGCGGCGCGCAGCCACAGATCCGGGGCGATCGCCCCCTGGACCCCGCCCAGGATCACCAGCAGCAGCCCCGTCGGCAGGGCTGCCCAGCTTGATCGAATCGCCGCCTTATGAAAAGCCCCTTTGCCCTCGGCCTTCAGGTAGGGGTAGCGGGCGATCGCCATGAGCTGGCCCCAGCGCCCCCAGCCCGCCGCCGCCATCAGCACCAGGGTGCGATCGCCCGTCAGCTCGCTCAGGGCAACGATCTTGAGACTCAAGAGGGCGATCGCCGCCATCACCCCAAAGGCCCCCGCCACGCTGTCGGTCATCACCGCCAGTCGCCGCTCAGGATCCATCACCGCTAGACCGTCTGCCGTATCCATCGCGCCATCGAGGTGCAGCCCCCCCGTCAGGGCCAGCCAGACCATGACCACCAGGGCGCTGCGGGTCAAAATCGGCATCCCAGCCAAAGCCAGCCCCCCATCCAGCGCCCCCACAATCGCCCCCAGGATCACGCCCACCAGGGGCGCCACCTTGGCAATCCCGTCAAAATTAAGCGGCCATCGAGCTGGCAGAGGCACACAGGTATAGAAGACCCACGCAGCCGCCAACGTACTAAAAATTTTTTGCCCCATTAGGAAAAACGCTACTGTTGCCCAGGGCCAATCTACTGAGACTTTTGGGCACTCAGGATCGACCCCCGTCCTTCCGCTAAAATACTGAACTTTTGGCCCGATCGCCGTGCAATGATGGATCTCACGGGGGAGATCCCAGCGATCGCTCCCCCAGATGCTAAACATTTTTACCACCGCCCAGCAGATGGGATTCCGTCCCCCGGAGGGCAGACCTCAGATCCTGGGATAAAATTGTCTGGTATCTACACCCTCTGCCTAGAAGCTAGCTCCTGAAGAGCTTTTGGGCACCCCGCCCCCCAATTACGGACCATCCCTCCCTCCAGGATTGAGCGTCTATCACCCAGTGTTTTCGCTAGTCTGCGCCTTTCACTGATTCGCTCTTCCCAGTACCCATTGGATTAGCGCAGCGATCCGCTTTCCTAACTGTCCACAATTCTGAGCTGCCTACTCTGGCTAGAGGCTTATTTTCATGAGTCCCGAACCATCTTCTCAACGCACGCACCTGCCGGCTCCGTGCATAGTCGATGTTGGCACTGTTGTTCATAAACGCGACATGCAGCGGCTACTGGCTGATTTGGGTCGTGTTCGCTATGTCTATCAACAAGACGGAGCGATCGCCAGCGAAGGAGAAGCCTGCATCCTGGAGGTGTTTGCCGACTCCCAACAGGCGACCCTCATTGCCAACCAGAGCATTTATCTCAACACCCACAGTTTTGACTATCTGGAAATGGGGCGATCGCCGGACGGCAGCGCCTACTTTGACCTGATCCAGGACAACCGTCAACTGCGGCTCATCCCCTTGCACAACCCGTTTCAGGAGCCCGGCTGCCGACCGCTCAGCACGGCAGCCCTTGAGGCTGTCGTAGCAGATGTGCTCTCCGCCAACTGGGATGCCCAGATTGATGACGAAGAAAATTTTTCCTGATAGAGTCTGAGATCGCTTGCGGCCCTCGGGAGGCGATCGCCCCCTGACGCCGCGCGAGACCTCTCGCTAGGTTTTTCTCCTTTGGGCGCCAGTCGACTGTGGCTGACGCCATTGGTGTTTGTTCGCTTTTGTCCTCTCCTCGCTAGCTGCCACCTTGAGCCAATCCGCTTTTTCCTACCAGTGCCAGGCCCAGTGCTGCCACACCCACGCCCGCGCGGGTGTCTTCATGACGCCCCACGGCCCCGTCGAGACGCCTCGATTCATGCCCGTCGGCACCCTCGCCAACGTCAAGACCCTCACCCCCGCTCAGCTCAAGGACACGGGGGCCCAGATGGTCCTGGCCAACACCTACCATCTCCATTTGCAGCCCGGCGAGAATATCGTGGCCCAGGCCGGCGGTCTCCACCGCTTCATGCACTGGCAAGGCCCCATGCTCACGGACTCGGGGGGATTCCAAGTCTTCAGTCTCAGCGAGATGCGGGTCATCAGCGAGGAAGGCGTCAAGTTCCGCTCGCCCAAGGACGGCCAGCTGATCAATCTCACGCCAGAGCGATCGATCGAAATTCAGAACGCCCTGGGGGCCGATGTGATCATGGCCTTTGACGAGTGCCCGCCCTATCCGGCATCTCGCGAGGCGGTCCAGGAGGCCACAGCCCGCACCTACCGCTGGCTCCAGCGATGCATCGCGGCCCATCAGCGATCGGATCAGGCCCTGTTTGGAATTGTGCAGGGGGGCGTCTATGGGGATTTGCGGCAGGCGGCGGCGCGCCAGCTCGTGGAGCTGGATCTGCCGGGGTACGCGATCGGGGGCGTGAGTGTCGGAGAACCCGCAGACCTGATCGAGGGCATCGTGCAGGCGACAGCGCCGCTGCTGCCGGCCCACAAGCCCCGCTACCTGATGGGGGTGGGGACCTACCGGGAGATGGTGCAGGCGATCGCCGCTGGGGTGGATCTGTTTGACTGCGTGATTCCGACGCGCTTTGCTCGCCACGGCGCCGTCCTCAGCCACGGCACCCGCTGGAACATCAAGAACTCCCAGTACCGAGAAGATTTTTCTCCCATTGACGAAACCTGTCCGTGCTACACCTGCCAGCACTTTACGCGGGCTTATTTGTGCCACTTGGTGCGATCGCAGGAGCTGCTCGCCTACACCCTGCTGTCCATCCACAATGTGACTGAGCTGATCCGCTTTACCCAGCGAATTCGGGACTCGATTTTTGCAGGCACTTTCACCACAGAGTTTGCTGAATGGCTCTCGCCTGAGTCTCTGCGGGCCTGAGTTGCCATGTTAAAATGTGTTCCAATTCTGAAAACTGTGTTGGAGAGGTGGATTTATTCATGGAAGCAGCCCTGCTGTTGGCAAAGTTGCCGGAAGCCTACGCAATTTTTGACCCCCTCGTCGATGTTTTGCCGATTATTCCGGTCTTTTTCCTGCTTTTGGCTTTTGTTTGGCAGGCAGCCGTTGGTTTCCGTTAAACCTACGTTTGACCCTCGGTTTCAAGATATAAATTTGCAATACGAGACAGGAGGTAAGTGCGCTTACCTCCTGTTTTTGTCTGGGCTGCAAGGACGCGATCGCGCCCTTGCTGCTTGGTTTTCGCCTAGAGCGTTTTTCTCATTTTTGCGCCCTGTCCCGGCCCCAGCTCTCTAAGCTTGGTAGCGAATGCCGATGGCTTTCTGGTAGGCAGGCCGATCGGTGATGCGGGTCAGGTAGTCGGCGATCGCCGGATAGTCGCCATAGGTCAGGCCCACAAAAAGCTGCATGTAGGCCAGGGTCGCGCCCACCGCAACGTCTGCAACCGTCAGCTCCTGTCCTGCGAGATAGGGATGCTGAGCAAGGACCGTTTCGACTGCGCCCAGCAAGCGCGGCGCTTCTTTTTCGCGCAGAGATTCATTGAGCAGGCCCGGGCCCAGAGTCGCATTGGCAAAGCTCACCCACTGGGCCAGCGTGCCGCGCGTTTCGGGAGTCGTGCCCGGGCCATACTTCTCGGCCAGATAGAGCAAGATCGCGCCCGATTCCCACAGGACATAGTCCCCATCAACGATCGCAGGCACTTTGCCCACCGGGTTGATCGCCAGATAAGCGGGCTGGCGATGCTCTCCCGCCTGCATGTCTAGCATTACGAACTCGTAGGGAAGACCCAGCTCTTCCAGATACCACTGGACAATTGAGGCGCGACTGCGCGCCCCGCCATACAGCTTTAACAAAATATTGCCTCCTACAGCACCTGATGAGTATAGGCGTGCTGTTTCACATTATCCTCGGTGCGAATAATGCGTTCGGAGTTGAGCACCCGCTTGCGCTCGACGGAGAAGTTGAAGTCGCTGCGGCTGGTCCCTAGGGGCAAATGGGTTTTGGCTTCGGGCTTGCGCTTGTAGGTGCGGGCCGTGGCGGTGAGGCGAAAGGCGAAGTCGTCGCAGAGCTGAGTTTCGGCGGGAAAGTCTGCTGGCAAAGCCACGCGATCGCCCTGCATCAGGGCACCGAGGGTGGTTCCCAGAGCGGTTTCGTAAGAAGTGGGCACGCCTTTGAGCAATGCTTCTAGGGCCGCCGACGGGATCGGCTCCGCAATCTTGACCTGGTGAATCTCGCCGTCTTCGCGGATAAAGCAGGTGGCAACGCCAATCACCACATAGTCTTCCGCAGTCAAATCAGAGACGTTGGGATAAGCCAAATCGGTTGTCATAGAGATTTCTCAAAAGTCACAAATTCAAGGCGTCACGGTGTTGGCGACCGATGGGAGATTTTGCAGCCAAGGTGCTGAGCGTCATCGCCTACCTCCCGATCCTAGGGTAGAGGCCCCAGGGCTCTGGCCCCGCGTGGGAAAACTTGACATACCGTTGCGTTTCGCAGCGAAACCAGTGTCCAAGTCAGGGTTTCGGCACAAGCTCCATCAGGGTGACTTCCCAGACCAGGCGGGGCTGGGCGTACCCCAGCAGGTGCTGGCGCGTCTTCTCCAGTCTCAGCAGGAAATGGGAGCCCAGGCCGTGGGCGGCCATCTGCTGCCAGTAGCGGTGCTGGAGAAAGTCAACGAGCCACAGCTGGGCCTCGGTGTCGAGGGTCTGGTCGATTTGGCGAGCGAGGGTGAGGGCAGCCCGCAGCGATCGCGGCGGCTGGTGAAGGGCGTCGAGGATCTCCGGCGGCATCGCCTGGATCTGCTCCCAGGCAACGATCGCCGCTCCCGGGCTCCCCTGGGCGATCGCCAAAACCTCAGGGTGCTGGAGCAGCTCGTCGTGTCCCAGACTGGCCAGCACCTGCACCATAGCCTCTCGGGTCAGCCGATAGAAAGGGATGCGCTGACAGCGGGAAACCAGGGTCGGCAGCAGCGACTCCGGCCCCGGCGCAATCAAGATCAGCGTGGCTTTGCCCGGTTCTTCGAGGGTCTTGAGCAGCCCGTTGGCCGCCGCCTCGGCCATGGTGTCCGCGTCCTCGAGGACCACCAGCGATCGCGGCGCTTCCAGGGGCGGCCGTCCCAGAAACTGGGCGATCGATCGCACCTGCTCAAGGCGAATCTGGGGCGGCGCTTTGCGCTTGAGGCCCGCCGAGGCCGCTTCGGCCGCCGACAGCAGCTTGCCCTGGTGGAGGTAGGTCGGCTGCACCCACAGCACATCTGGGTGGTTGCCCCGCTGGAGGCGATCGCGCAGGAGGTCCCCCTTCTGGGGCGGCAGGCTGCGGCTCAGCAGCTGCGCCATAAAATATCGCGCCCCCAGCGATCGCCCCACCCCCGGCGGCCCAGCAAACAAATAGGCCGGCGCAACGCGATCGCGGGCGATCGCCTGATTGATCAGCTCAACGGCTTGGGGCTGGCCGATGGGCGGAAAGCAAGGGCTGGATACCATAGACAAAGCCGCTCCGTCATCACCGTCTGAATCTCCTGGGCCACCTGGGCTTCTGAGCCGCCCGCATCGATGGCCACCATGCGCTCCGGATGGGCCGCCGCCAAAGCCCGAAAGCCCGCCTGCACCCGCTCGTGAAACGCTTGGTTCGCCTGCTCCATGCGATCGGCTTGGCCCCGGCGCTGGGTGCGGGCCAGGCCCACTGTCACCGGCAGATCGAGCAGCAGCGTCACATCACTGGTCAGGCCCGCCGTCGCGATCGCGTTGAGCTGCGCGATCAGCTCGCCATCGAGCCCCCGGCCAAACCCCTGATAGGCCACCGTCGAATCCGTAAAGCGATCGCACAGCACGATCGCCCCCTCCGCCAGCAGCGGCCGCAAAAAACCTTCCACATGCTGAGCCCGGTCCGCCGCATAGAGCAGCAGCTCCGCCCGATCGCTCATCGGCTCCTCGCCAACCTCCAGCAGCAGCCGCCGCAGCTTGGTTCCCAGGGCCGTGCCGCCCGGCTCCCGCGTCACCACCACCCCAGGCCCGCCCGCCGGAATCAGGTCGCGTCCAGCGCCCTCCGTCAGCCAGTGCCGCAAGCGTTGAATTTGGGTTGTTTTCCCTGCGCCTTCAACCCCTTCAAAAACAATTAGTTTTCCCTTCAGCAAAACAATTTCTGACCCCAAGCATGTCCCTTTGGATCATACGAACGAAGGGAGCAGTGCCCAAAGGATTAATTCCTGGGCGATCGCCCCTTGGGGTATTCTTTCGTCGCGAAATTCCGTGCTTTCACAGGCACGCTGGAAGAATCGCGCTACCAAGCGCAAAGAATTCCAGCAATGCCCTTGAACATTAGCCCAAAAGGCTCCATGATTCAAAGTGCCGGCGTGATTGTTTCTCGCCCGAGCCTATCGATCCCTAACCCCGGCATGATTCAGTTCTTCGGGGCCCCTTCGGTAAGATAGGGTTAACTTCTTGATGTCGCGCTCCTAGGGTGGCCTATGGCCCGCTACACTTGCTTTTTTACCGTTGCCGTTCCGCTCAACAACCTTCGCCAACTTCTAGTGCAAACCCTCGAAGATTGCGACTTCGACATTATCTATGACACGGGAGACTACATGATGGCGCGGGAAGTCCCGGGCCAAGTCTCGTTTTCCAAACTGGTGACCGTCGAAGTCCTCATCGACAAGACCACCGCCACAGATGAAGCGATCCGCATGAACTTGGTGATGAAGAACGAAGAGTTGCCTCTCCAGGTAGACAACCACTGTCACAAGATGTTCGATCGCGTCAATCAGGCCATTCTGGAAAACCGGCAATGGCAAATGATCGAAAACGTTGTTGGCTAGAGCACCGAGCTCCAGTCTTTTGTCAAATTGAGGCACTGCTGTTTAACTCATGGGTTAGGCAGCAGTGCATTTTTTTAGTCTTCTGGATCGCCCACCATGTTGGGGCTGATCAGCGTGATGTCGAATTCATCCGGCGGCACCGTCGCGATGGAGTCGCGCTGGAGTAGGTAATAAATCGCTCGGACCTGGGGACCAAAGACAATTTCGTCCTCATTTTGGAGGTCATGGGCCTGGAGCTTGCGGCC
This genomic stretch from Geitlerinema sp. PCC 7407 harbors:
- the cobS gene encoding adenosylcobinamide-GDP ribazoletransferase, which codes for MGQKIFSTLAAAWVFYTCVPLPARWPLNFDGIAKVAPLVGVILGAIVGALDGGLALAGMPILTRSALVVMVWLALTGGLHLDGAMDTADGLAVMDPERRLAVMTDSVAGAFGVMAAIALLSLKIVALSELTGDRTLVLMAAAGWGRWGQLMAIARYPYLKAEGKGAFHKAAIRSSWAALPTGLLLVILGGVQGAIAPDLWLRAALMTGGGGAIALATGAWFHHKLGGHTGDTYGAVVEWTEALLLVLLTLA
- the tgt gene encoding tRNA guanosine(34) transglycosylase Tgt, with the protein product MSQSAFSYQCQAQCCHTHARAGVFMTPHGPVETPRFMPVGTLANVKTLTPAQLKDTGAQMVLANTYHLHLQPGENIVAQAGGLHRFMHWQGPMLTDSGGFQVFSLSEMRVISEEGVKFRSPKDGQLINLTPERSIEIQNALGADVIMAFDECPPYPASREAVQEATARTYRWLQRCIAAHQRSDQALFGIVQGGVYGDLRQAAARQLVELDLPGYAIGGVSVGEPADLIEGIVQATAPLLPAHKPRYLMGVGTYREMVQAIAAGVDLFDCVIPTRFARHGAVLSHGTRWNIKNSQYREDFSPIDETCPCYTCQHFTRAYLCHLVRSQELLAYTLLSIHNVTELIRFTQRIRDSIFAGTFTTEFAEWLSPESLRA
- a CDS encoding photosystem II reaction center protein K; translation: MEAALLLAKLPEAYAIFDPLVDVLPIIPVFFLLLAFVWQAAVGFR
- a CDS encoding glutathione S-transferase family protein codes for the protein MLKLYGGARSRASIVQWYLEELGLPYEFVMLDMQAGEHRQPAYLAINPVGKVPAIVDGDYVLWESGAILLYLAEKYGPGTTPETRGTLAQWVSFANATLGPGLLNESLREKEAPRLLGAVETVLAQHPYLAGQELTVADVAVGATLAYMQLFVGLTYGDYPAIADYLTRITDRPAYQKAIGIRYQA
- a CDS encoding DNA polymerase III subunit delta'; translation: MVSSPCFPPIGQPQAVELINQAIARDRVAPAYLFAGPPGVGRSLGARYFMAQLLSRSLPPQKGDLLRDRLQRGNHPDVLWVQPTYLHQGKLLSAAEAASAGLKRKAPPQIRLEQVRSIAQFLGRPPLEAPRSLVVLEDADTMAEAAANGLLKTLEEPGKATLILIAPGPESLLPTLVSRCQRIPFYRLTREAMVQVLASLGHDELLQHPEVLAIAQGSPGAAIVAWEQIQAMPPEILDALHQPPRSLRAALTLARQIDQTLDTEAQLWLVDFLQHRYWQQMAAHGLGSHFLLRLEKTRQHLLGYAQPRLVWEVTLMELVPKP
- the tmk gene encoding dTMP kinase, with translation MKGKLIVFEGVEGAGKTTQIQRLRHWLTEGAGRDLIPAGGPGVVVTREPGGTALGTKLRRLLLEVGEEPMSDRAELLLYAADRAQHVEGFLRPLLAEGAIVLCDRFTDSTVAYQGFGRGLDGELIAQLNAIATAGLTSDVTLLLDLPVTVGLARTQRRGQADRMEQANQAFHERVQAGFRALAAAHPERMVAIDAGGSEAQVAQEIQTVMTERLCLWYPALAFRPSASPKPLS